Genomic segment of Pirellulales bacterium:
CGAGGCGGTCCAGAAGTCGCTCGTACTGCTCAAGAACGAGGGAGACCTGCTGCCGCTGGTGCGATCCGGGTCGATTCTGGTCGCCGGCCGAGGCGCCGACGATCTCGGGATGCAGTGCGGCGGGTGGACGATCGATTGGCAGGGCAAACTCGGCGAGGTCACCACCGGCGGCACGACGATCCTGGCGGCCGTGCGTCACGCGGCGGGTTCGGGGCTGACGGTCGTCCATTCCCCCGACGGTTCCCTCGCCGCCGGCCGGCCGAAGCCCGACGTCGCGCTGGTCGTCGTCGGCGAGCCGCCCTACGCCGAGGGGAACGGCGACACGGCCGACCTCTCGCTCGCCGCCGAGGATCTGACGGCGGTCGCCAACGCCCGGAATACCGGGGCGCCGGTCGTCCTGGTCGTCCTCTCGGGGCGCCCGTTGGAGTTGGGCCCGGCGCTCGCCTCTTGCGACGCGGTCGTCGCCGCTTGGCTGCCCGGCACCGAGGGAGCGGGCGTGGTCGACGTGCTGTTCGGCGACTCCTCGCCCAGCGGACAGCTGTCCTTCTCGTGGCCCCAGTCGAGCGAACAGCATCCGCTCAATGTGGGCGTCGAGCCCTACGATCCCCTCTTTCCCGTCGGCCACGGCCTGCGCTACGGCTCCTCCAGCCACGCAGCGACCGCTTCGCCCGAGTCGCGCGCGGTGGTGGAACCGGTCGGCGTCTTGCTGCCGCAATGACGTTGCGTCGTCGCGCCGCTTGATCTTTGATTTGGCTTGCCATGTTTGCCATTGCGCCCCGTCGTCGACTCGATTCGCGGCTGCTGGTTCTCGTCCTTGCCGGCTGCGCGTGGTTTGCGTGCGCGACATGTTCGGTGCGGGCCCAGGTGAACGTCCAGGCGACGATCGACCCGCTCACCACGCGGGCGATTATGCCGGAGGGGTTTCTGGGGATCCATACGTCGGTCTACAGCAACACGATAGATCATGCGCTGCTGCCGGGGCGGCTCGGCGAAGCGGGGGTGCAGACGCTGCGCTACCCTGGGGGCGGGTACGCGGACGTGTTTCACTGGTCGATCGCTCGGGCTTCGTGGCTTAACGGGATTACCGGCGGCGGCCTGTCGCCCTGGTGGGGCGAGGCGGGCAACTTCGGCTGGATGTCGTGGAGCTCCCATCTTCCGAACTTCCTCAATCTAGTCGACGCCACCCCCGGCGGACGAGCGACGATCACTGTGAACAACGGCTCGGCCCTCAAGCTGGTCAACGGGCAGATGGCCGTCCCCGATTTCGGCGGCCAACCGCAGGAAGCCGCCGCCTGGTTCGCCTACGTCAACGCCGACCCCGCGATCTACGGCACCCCCGACGACGTCGTCTTGGGAATCGACCAGCAAGGAAACGACTGGCGCACGGCCGGACATTGGGCCCGACTGCGGGCCTCGACGCCGCAGCAGTACCAGGCCTGGGCCACCGCCGCCGGGACGTTCGATCCGCTCAACTCGTTCCTGGCGATCAACCGCACGGAGTCCTACGGCATCGAGTACTGGGAGATCGGCAACGAAACTTTCGGCACGGGTTACTACGGCGGCGGCACGGGGTACTCAGTCAACTACGACGTTCCCTACTCCGGCAACAACAGCCACCGCAACGGCCACCCCGATCTGTCGCCGACGGCGTACGGGCATGACGTCGTGAACTTCGCAACGCTGATGAAGGCGGTCGACCCGACGATCAAGATCGGGGCCGTGCTGAACACCCCTCCCGACGACAACAGTTGGGGGCCGACCTGGAACAGCGACGTCCTGGCCGTCGCGGGAGAGTCGATCGATTTCGCCGCGATTCACTGGTATCCCTGGGCGCAAAACGATTCGGCGATGCTTGCCAAGGTGCGCAATGACTTGCCGCCGATGATCTCGCAACTGCGAAGCTCGATCGCCGCATCGCGCGCCGACGGGGGTGCGGAAGTCGAGATCTTCGTAACGGAGTTCGAGACCAACCCCGGGTACACGCCAAACAGCCCCGGGCTGAATCCCGTGTTCGCGGCAAACGCTTACGCGACTTGGCTGGGGCTGGGGGTGTCGAGCGTCCAGTGGTTGGAGTTGCATTCCTCGACCTTTTTGAACGACGCCCAAGATCGCTTGCCGGTGTTCCACGCCGTTTCGCTTGTCGACAAGTTCGCCAAGCCGGGAGACGAGATCGTCGCCGCCGCTTCCACCGTCGCCAACCTCAGCGTCCATGCCAGCCGGCAAGCCGACGGCTCGTACGGGATCCTGCTGGTCAACTCGAGCACCGCGACCAACGGCGCCGCCAACGTCACGGTCAACCTGGGCGAGGGCCGGCACGGCGGCGCGGCTCAACAGTTCTTGTACGGGTTGACGCAGGTGAACGCTTCGACCGCGCCGGTCGAAACGACGCTGACCGATCTCGCCGATCAGTTCACGGTAACGGTCCCGCGGTTGTCGGTCATGACGTTGGTCCTCGCCCCGCCGAGCGCCGACGCCGACTTCAACGGCGACGAACTTGTCGACGGCGGCGACTTTCTGATTTGGCAGCGGGGCTTCGGCGCGCAGGGGGCGATGTTGTCGCAAGGGGACGCGACCGGCGACTTCCAAGTCGACGCCGCCGACCTCGCGGCGTGGCTCCAGCAGTTCGGAATCGTCGTCCAAGCGAGCGCCCAAGGGCAACCGATTCCTGAACCGGCGACGTGGCTGCTCGCAACGGTCGCAGCCCTCTCGGCTGCCGCGCGGACGCGCGCCTCGCGCTGAGCACCGAGGGTGTCCGTGAATTTCGACCGCTCCGCTTGTCCGCGCGATCCCGCCGTCCCCTTGCGGCCGCCGCCGCTCAGAGCATGGTCCGCGCGGTGATCCAGGCGCCGACTGCCAGGACAGCCCAACCGGTGACGGTGCGAGCCCAGAATTCGATGTGACCCGCGGCGTTGAACGCCGCCCCCAGTTTCTGCGAACCCGCCGCGATGAGCGCCGCGAAGACGATCACCGGCAGCGCCGTCCCGATGCCGTACAACAGCGGCAGCGTCACGCTTGAACCGGCCTTGAGCGAGGCCATGACGTTGCCGAAGAACAACGCCGCCGAAGTCGGGCAGAAGGCCAGCGCGAACGCGACTCCCAACAGCAACGCGCCGAAAATGCCCAGGGCGTCGACGCGCTTCTTGAGTTTCTCGGAGACGCCCCCGCCGCTCCCCAGATTGATCTCGATCAGTCCGACGAGAAACATCCCCAATAA
This window contains:
- a CDS encoding sulfite exporter TauE/SafE family protein, which encodes MTEFTLAAASALWLGILTSISPCPLATNIAAISYIGRRVNDKRYVLLAGLLYTLGRTAAYLALAFVLVKTALSAPQASLFLQKYMNLLLGPALILLGMFLVGLIEINLGSGGGVSEKLKKRVDALGIFGALLLGVAFALAFCPTSAALFFGNVMASLKAGSSVTLPLLYGIGTALPVIVFAALIAAGSQKLGAAFNAAGHIEFWARTVTGWAVLAVGAWITARTML